A genomic window from Nocardioides sp. BP30 includes:
- a CDS encoding LLM class flavin-dependent oxidoreductase gives MTAFTSPTGTETSLPPGFRPKRRLGFNTRVSFSDDSGPAQGLRDGIELFKAAEAAGYQSGWVYQRHFDHYLSSPVPFLTAVGQHTERISLGSAVLPMRYQDPILLAESAGVADLLVDERLELALATGANAAWDAVFGAVATDARTEARRRLVQFLDAVAGTTLHTVDGPGQGAPVGTELRVTPHSPTLRSRLRQGSSSIGSALQAAELGIGLIVGTVLHDIPPGETYSQYQGRVIETYRTAWREQQGGEPPSVAVAASVLPGTTPELRERYAGYDLQRRTEGMAASRPKGALQPVVSADLPQGMQISPVFHGTPEQVTEAVLADPGLAQADELVLFLPPAFTLSDNVRLVRDLAETVAPALGWVAA, from the coding sequence ATGACCGCGTTCACCAGTCCGACCGGCACCGAGACCTCGCTGCCGCCCGGCTTCCGGCCCAAGCGGCGGCTCGGGTTCAACACCCGGGTCTCCTTCAGCGACGACAGTGGTCCGGCACAGGGTCTGCGCGACGGCATCGAGCTGTTCAAGGCCGCCGAAGCGGCCGGCTACCAGTCGGGGTGGGTCTACCAGCGCCACTTCGACCACTACCTGTCCTCACCGGTGCCGTTCCTCACCGCCGTCGGCCAGCACACCGAGCGGATCTCGCTGGGCAGTGCGGTGCTGCCCATGCGCTACCAGGACCCGATCCTGCTGGCCGAGTCCGCCGGGGTGGCCGACCTGCTGGTCGACGAGCGGCTCGAGCTGGCCCTCGCCACCGGCGCCAACGCGGCCTGGGATGCGGTCTTCGGCGCTGTCGCGACCGATGCCCGCACCGAGGCCCGCCGTCGCCTGGTGCAGTTCCTCGACGCGGTCGCTGGCACGACCCTGCACACCGTCGACGGTCCTGGGCAGGGCGCTCCGGTGGGCACCGAGCTGCGGGTGACGCCGCACAGCCCGACCCTGCGCTCGCGGCTGCGGCAGGGGTCCTCCAGCATCGGCTCGGCCCTCCAGGCCGCCGAGCTCGGGATCGGTCTGATCGTCGGCACCGTCCTGCACGACATCCCGCCCGGGGAGACCTACTCGCAGTACCAGGGCCGCGTCATCGAGACCTACCGCACCGCGTGGCGCGAGCAGCAGGGCGGCGAGCCGCCCTCGGTCGCCGTCGCGGCCTCGGTGCTGCCCGGCACCACCCCCGAGCTCCGGGAGAGGTACGCCGGCTACGACCTGCAGCGCCGTACCGAGGGGATGGCCGCCTCCCGGCCGAAGGGTGCCCTGCAGCCGGTCGTCTCCGCCGACCTCCCGCAGGGCATGCAGATCAGCCCTGTCTTCCACGGCACGCCCGAGCAGGTGACCGAGGCTGTGCTCGCCGACCCGGGCCTGGCCCAGGCCGACGAGCTGGTGCTGTTCCTGCCGCCTGCCTTCACCCTGTCCGACAACGTCCGGCTGGTGCGTGACCTGGCCGAGACGGTCGCACCGGCCCTGGGCTGGGTCGCCGCCTGA